From a region of the Triticum aestivum cultivar Chinese Spring chromosome 7D, IWGSC CS RefSeq v2.1, whole genome shotgun sequence genome:
- the LOC123170289 gene encoding uncharacterized protein yields the protein MELKNEATGLGWDDAKRTVDCSKEWWDEHIKRCQGSTGKKCNHMKFKKQGPKHLEDLHIIFDKVHVTGASASCAGDISSDESSGDNAVPFEKPDGRAEMKLASSKKPKPSKKRKQPSNANEEKEEKSPFLRLYKQTCEKIESGVEKITSSVEASSAPLTNHVPTISEVMKMVKECGVKEKTALMHTTLTLIVKPEFREIFNVLETKEGRFDFLEREHEKEMLKHV from the exons ATGGAGTTGAAGAATGAAGCAACTGGGCTTGGATGGGATGATGCGAAGAGAACCGTTGATTGCTCTAAAGAATGGTGGGATGAACATATCAAG AGATGCCAAGGGAGTACAGGAAAGAAATGCAATCATATGAAGTTCAAAAAACAGGGACCAAAGCaccttgaagatttgcacatcaTATTTGACAAAGTACATGTTACTGGGGCTAGTGCTTCTTGTGCTGGAGATATATCTTCTGATGAATCAAGTGGTGATAATGCGGTTCCTTTCGAGAAGCCTGATGGTCGTGCTGAAATGAAGTTGGCATCTTCGAAGaaaccaaaaccaagcaagaagcgCAAGCAACCTTCTAACGCaaatgaggagaaggaagagaagaGTCCATTCTTACGATTGTACAAGCAGACATGCGAGAAAATAGAAAGTGGAGTGGAGAAGATAACTTCAAGTGTTGAAGCATCATCCGCTCCTCTCACAAACCATGTTCCCACCATTTCAGAAGTAATGAAGATGGTCAAAGAATGTGGTGTGAAGGAAAAAACTGCTCTCATGCACACAACCCTCACTCTTATAGTGAAGCCCGAGTTTAGGGAAATCTTCAATGTTCTTGAAACAAAAGAAGGGAGGTTTGATTTTTTGGAGAGGGAGCATGAGAAGGAGATGTTGAAGCACGTGTAG